ttgtacacacccacttcagtaggacttacccttcgcctactgaaactcttagtttcacaaCACAATATAATGAATACAACAAGGTTCTAGAAAAGACTATTTTCCatattacaaactcttctcaataAAATGTAATAAGGTGAATAGCTTGTGAAGAGATAAATAAACATCAGCACAAGACAATCTCAGAAGATCAGATATCTGCTATAAAGAGTGTGCTGCTTTTCTGTATATTGAGCTTGAAGATAAAGAGTAGTTCTTGATTGCTCAAAACAACATTGAAATGATAGACAGAGAATGTGTTCCTTGTTAATAAATAATCGTCCTTTTCTATATTAGATTGATCTTTTAATATATAGAAATCTTgaatccaacgtctataaacaaaacggcttctttgactCTGAATGAATCAGCTTTATCACCGAAAAAGGGTCCTGCAAAAAGCTTAAGAATAATAAGTctttgttttataccaaaactaGTAAGGCGTGTTAAATGTCTTCGTACAACATTAAATAGTGCAATTAATACTAGTATTATGTAAGGTAACGGTAACATTAAGACTTGTAATGATCAAACGAAAGAcgttaagttctgcttctgttttAACGATATGAGTGCTTCTGCTATTTATATTTTCCTCTGTTTTTACTATCACcatctactggttttgactCTCATAACCACAATTAAAGTAAGTCTAATATATAGACATATATGTGTGACGTCTGGATTAATACCTCACTAAGTCTTCAAAGAATTAACCtatgtttcttttatttattttaaattccagATACAGAGGAACCGGAGTCACAACTggaggaaagaaaaaaaatgagttAACTagtagattgtattgtactgcattgtaaaatcaaataaagtatGATTGTATAGAAAAACgttctttttgaaaatataattttctaattCTTAGTGAATCATGTCGGAAATTTCTTGTGCTAAACCTTTCACGCTCATCAATTTTTTCGAGTTTGGGAGGAATTATGAATCTCATTTTCTGTTcatgtttttaaagtttaagaAGATTAGCTATTATTGGCAAACTTCTCTGAAACCTTTGATGATCTTCGTGCTCATATCGGTTCCCTAAAATAGACTTCTGATTTCAGTAATCTCCACTGAATTTGATGATCCTTTAGCTTTGCAGCGCATGGCCCTGTTGAATATATATGGTTTCTTGGCCTTTCAAGCATAGACCTACCCTCCACTATATTCACGATTTTTCCAATTATAATATGTATTTCTTCCACCATACTCCCTTTTCTTGCTAGTTACTCCTTTCACGTATTGATCCTCTACTTCATAAACTTGATCCTTAGGCACCAAATATTTCTAACGACTCTTTTGGGATTCAAATATGCCCATCATCCCTCTCCTCTTTTCAGCGATTAGGGACCTCAAATCAGTAGCATTAACATTAACTGTTGGCACAAGTCGGAAAAATTATCTTCATCCACAGTCATCATCTCCTTTCtttctgaaaatttgaatatccaatttatttttttatatcttgaAAGATAATTTTGAAAGCCCAACAAGTAGTGCTCCCATGATTGAAGAATTATGGTATTTGCAATAATCCTTGCCATTCACCTCATTCTTGTTCTGCATTtgatgaaaaaaagaaaagaaatgttATCAAGACTATTACCTCACCAcattgaatgataaatcataaaGTATGTTACAATGTGGATTGCCCATCTCCtccaaataatcaaataaaatcagGCACCCTACAACTCCGAAGATAAGGATTATCACGATCTAACATTTGTCGATACATATTATGAAATTCTGGTTGTCCTACAAGTCTCAAACTAGGTATGTATAGCTCTTGTCCCACCCTTACTATTTCAAAAAATACATAGCAGTCTGGAATCTGGGAGGATAGAAATTATACGATGTGCCCGAGTGCTAAAATTGAGGTCAACACTCGGGTCAGTCATGCTAAATGAATTCTCATGCATGCATGCCTGATTTTATACCAGGATTAGTTAACGCGCGCACGATCGATGTTTATAGGTTGTTTTCCACTACTTTGATTTATAGTCCAGCTTTATTCCTCTCTACAATGTGGAAGAGTATAcccactactacaaaaacggcaaacgacaacggattttatccgttgtcgtagtcatttaaaaactgttgtaactgagggtgttgttgaaagtctgttcaacgacaacggtttttatccgttgtggtagatcaaatttgcgacggtaCGAAATAGCGACGGTCTCTAAttctacccgtcgctaattttaaattagcgacggttacataaaccgtcgctacttaaATCCGCGACAgttatataaaccgtcgctaatttgaaattagcgacggtggtAATCAcgcccgtcgctaattttagcgacggtcatctttcaagagttccgtcgctaatttgtttcgaaaaataaaaaaaaatacttttaataatttaataaatctaaaagaaattaataatccaaactaaaatcgtgtaaaagaaaaaaaatttaaatgttgtgatgtagtaaaatcgtgtaaaagagaaaaattttaagtgttgtgaagtgttgtggaggaaaatagaacgaaaattgagatatttatagacagtttgcgacggattttggttaaaccgtcgctattggcgacggtataTAATAAACtgtcgcatatttttatttgacaacggtttggatttaaactgtcgctaaaattagcgacgggttcaaaacaatgtcgctaaatttagcgacggttatttcaaaaccgtcgctacgttaaacatagcgacggttttgacaaacctgtcgctaaattagtgacggttgttgaaataaccgtcgctatatattgcaacgttttccaaaaccgttgttgtttgccaaaaaaaccacgctaaaattagcgatagTTATGTTAAAACTGTCGCGAATTTAaacttagcgacggtgtttacaaaccgtcgctaaacgtAGTGACGGTTATTtcgtaaccgtcgctaaatattgcaacgttttccaaaaccgttgttgtgtgtcaaaaaaaccacggtaacattagcgacgggtatattaaaaccgtcgcaaagttaaacgtagcgacggggtctcaaaaccgtcgctaaaattagcgacggtttttgaattaaccgtcgctaaatattgcaacgttttccaaaacagttgttgtttgtcaaaaaaaccacgGTAAAATGagcgacggttatattaaaaccgtcgcaaagttaaacgtagcgacggttttgaaacaccgtcgctaaaattagcgacggtttttgaattaagacaacggtttttaaaaaccgttgtctttgtcccccaaaagacaacggttttcgataaaaccgttgttaaaaagcatacgacaacggtttttgtccaaaaccgttgtcgtatgtgtgttgttgtatgcagaaatTCTTGTAGTGACCTTTCATCTGTCACTAGATATGTGAAAGGTGGAATAATCACGTGTCTTGTTTTGTCTGCTTGAATATTTTCAATGGATTGATTTTGTTCAACATCAGATGCATTTGAAGTATTCTTCTCAGgacaattttttcattttaccATAATCACCTTGCTAAAATTCTCCAACTTCTTATTCAATAGCATATCCAACAATGGTTGGATACTGGATATCAACTCCGCATTTCGGCGTCTTCCCCATCATACTTGCCTCAAATTGGTTTATCGCATTCCGGACCAATCCTTCAACATTAGTGTCCCACTAGGTGTGCCAAAACTTGTttcacataaaattttataaagggTAGGCGTACTAGGTGCCAAAAAGACACaaattgaaaacaacaaaagATAAAAATCCGACTCCTAATCTAGACGACACAAAACCCTAGAAGATTGGTTGTTGGTTCTATCATCACCAGATTTAGATGCTTAAGAAATGGATATTTAACAAATGAAACTTACATGTAATCAATTTACAAAAACATGAAAACTAATATAATTATGCTATTTCGAACGACGTCAAACATATTTACTAACTGGAAATGAATGAAGCAAAGTGAAAGGATTGTTTCCAAACACTAGAAATTTATAGAAAACCTACCGAAGGCCAGTGGAAGCCAGAAACATGAAATTGAAAACGTAAATGCTGctgaaattttagaatttttttcgGAAGTTTGATTCTGGAATTCATTCTCTCCCCTTTTTTGTTTCTTCCCtattcatttttattcaagCTCGTTGTAGTTATTGATCTCAACTTTGATTGTGGTCGGTCATTCGGTGTGAATAGTAGATGGCCAAAATAATGACTTTCAACTTTCTTGTTTACTGgactttgatttaaaaaaattttgccaacatttatttatatacaaaaaaattaatatttatgtaCATTGTAATAatgtataaaatttaaacattactcaacataaaaaatcatccattcgcagtatgaaaaaataatttatttattaaattaatttaagaagAGGTCTATTGTGAAAATGTCTCacagatctttattcgtgaaacGAGTCAACACTacctatatttacaataaaaattattacttttgatataaaaaattataatttttcttgaATGACCTAGATAGAATATTCATTTTAGTCATGAAACACTTTCACCTGAATTTTTGTGCCATAATAATAATGTACAAAATTAAGACATTACCCAACATAAGAAAATCATCCTACTTTCTTACTATTAGTGTTAATAAAAAGAAAGCTTTTGGGCCTTGTTTGAGCCCAATCTGTTACGGGCTTTTTGGTGGCTAAACCCGAAACGTCATTTGAATATAACAACTAGGTATTCATCAGTATCCCACCTCCGCCGTTGCTACCTCTACTCATAATTTCTTGCACTCCCGGAGCCATCTACGGAGATCAACCATGGCGGAACAGGTACTCATATATTTGCAGCACGCACTCTTCCACACCACTCTACCTATCTTCCATTGAAtctgtgaattttttttttgcatctgGTTGTTTGTGCTTATCGGGTCTGGTGATTGATTTTGCAGACTGAGAAGGCATTCTTGAAGCAGCCCAAGGTTTTCCTTTGGTAATGTTTTTTTTCTATATCGTAGTTAGATCCGtacttttaaaacttttttgtTGATTGTTGAGGGAATGTTCGGTTTTGCAGCTCGAAGAAGTCAGGTAAAGGTAAGGTACCTGGTAAAGGAGGCAACCGCTACTGGAAGAGCATCGGGTTAGGGTTCAAGACTCCTCGCGAGGCTGTTGAAGGTGTAGTTTTACCCGATTTTTGATTTTCTGTTCTCATGTTGTTTGACTTCTTGTTTGTATACATACTATGGCTCACTCCTTTGATAAATTATCCCCCTTTGGTATTGATTTAGTTTTAGTCTTGATATGTTAATTCTTAATATTTTACTAGTTTGTTCACTAGTATTGGTAAATGGATTCTGGGATAAGTTAAGAAACCATTAAATCTCATACGAATTGCGATTAAAATTTCTCACTTCCTGGGATTCAATGTTTCTGAAGATCGTGACTTGTGCTTGTGCCGCGAGTACAACTATCATCTGTGAAAATAGTAAATGTACtagtaattattttaaactttggtTGTAATTGTTCCTGTTTTTGTAGATAAATCTAAGATCCTAGGATGATTTGATTCTTGTACAAGCACTTCATGATTGATACCCTGGTAGGTTTTGGATATGCTCTACCAATTTGGAGTGtatcttagttttttttttatatcagtcTGCACCTTTTACGATTAGGTTGTATTGGCGCCCTGCCGCTTGGTGATCGTTGCATGTCAGTGAAATCTGATGTTGATAGAAATTGTTTGAATCAAACATTTGGGTTCTTTTCTATATTTTTAACTCTCGTACTGTTGCTTGTGTATTCATTGTTATCATATTGATTTCCTCTTTCTGCAGCAGGTACGTACATTGACAAGAAATGTCCGTTCACTGGAAGTGTGTCCATTAGAGGCCGCATCCTTGCTGGGACATGCCACAGTGCTAAGATGATGAGAACTATCATTGTTCGTCGAAACTACCTGCATTGGGTGAAAAAGTACCAGAGGTAAGAATAATGTTTGACCTTTTAATGAtatgaaatgttttttttttcttttgtggatgtcattaatttatagatttatttaGGTACGAGAAACGGCATTCCAACATCCCTGCACACATATCCCCATGCTTCCGTGTGAAAGAGGGAGACCATGTTATCATTGGCCAGTGCAGGCAAGTGTCAACGCTATCTTACTCTTTCATCACATGGTTGCTGTAATTTAATTGTTACGAGTTTCTTGTCATGCAGGCCCTTGTCAAAGACCGTGAGGTTTAATGTTCTTAAGGTGATACCAGCTGGTTCTTCTGGTCGTGGGAAGAAGGCCTTTACTGGAATGTGATACATacgtttgtttttcttgttacGTAACCGAGTGATGTGTTTTACGAAAAACTTAAACTTAAGTTGGAACAACCATTGttgatttctcaaaaaaaaattacccagtaattgaaatctcgaattttgtttggttttactagAAAATTTGAACGATGAGGTAGTAGAGTCCAACATAAGATGCAGATACAAATTCTTGTCGAAGTGAAACCGTGGATGTTATGAATACAGTTCTATAAGTGGCAACGTTATATCGGATAAGACAAGTGAGTAGAATTAAAGTTCGAGTCCTAATTGATTTAAACGGCCGAGCCTCAATATCTAAAGAAAATACTGTTGGCATTTTTTTTCCATTACCTGTAATATTACAGAGCAACTCGGTATACACTCGTGCCAATACATTTCTGTAGAGTCCAATGcttgtcattttaaataaaaaccagTGAATGTGGTAAAGCTGATCGTTTCTTTTAAAGTTGAACAGAAGCCACAGATATTTTTCCTCGTACAGTTCACTCTAAACAGAGGAGTAGCCTGTTTGTCATCTTAAGAACCCCAGTTTGGGAGATCGGCAGTGGCATAATTCACCATTTTAACCAGAGTAACCTACCATGTCAtgaataaaaatgtaaaatggtGGTATAGAAAGGTTACTTGAAGGCTATGTGTTGTCATTTGATCTTTTGTCAAACCTCCACTCTCCCTGAAGGATGTGAAACATAAATTTAagaacatgaaaaaaattaaaagttttccAACTgtatagataataataataatcatcacaataaaaaaacaaaacaaacaaagagCCTAATCAGGCAGAAAATACTTGCAAATCATAGTTGCATCCACAAGtataatgaattattttatcattaccAACTTTATAATAGGAAACTCTACACGAATGAAGAGCATTTATGTGTTTATTTAGTGATTTGATTAATACTTGAAGATGAGTTTATCAGCTCGGGATATGCAAGTCAAAAAGATTTACACATGTAATATGTCGACTGATGTGAATTGCTTGCTATAAACCATATTAGACACCTAATgtttaaagaaagaatatattctttttgaaagaaaacttcCAGAAATGACAAAAAAGTTACTGGACCTGAATCATGAATTCCTTGTATAAGATGTTACCCACACCATGTAATGCTGAATCTAATGAAACGGCATATGCATACCTAAATTTGCAAAAGTGGATCTTAGGGGCTAAAAAAAGGACAGTCTTATGTAGTCGCTTACATCTCAAGAACCCACCCAAAAGTTTTATCTGTTTCAGGATCCTTCTTCATTGCCAAGGAAAAATTCATCCAAGTGGGAGCTATCTTTTTTAATGAATCCtgaaatcattttatcaaatttaAGGTGCAACACAACTTCCTCAGCACGGCCTCACATTTCTTAGTTTCAATGTAAAAGAAAGGAAAAGCTGCTCCAAGACCATCTCTAGATAAGTTTAGGATGGGACTCACCAGAATGTGGTCTGGCTCGCTGCATCAATATATAGCTGCATAATGTTAGCACAATTATGTGATATATCATTTTCTTATATCATGGAACTATAAGATGATCAAGACATGGGTAATCAGAAATTTGGTATGTGTTTCCATACTCTTCTTCAATATTTGCTTGCTGAAGCCATTGCACAAATGCCCAAGGCCTGTTGAGGACTATGTAACACTGAAATTGTGGAATAGGTCAAAATATAAGCAGAAAGAATCAGGCAATATTCTAAAAGTGACAATTCTAAATTTTAATCAACAAATCAATGAGCAAGTTAGTTTCCATGCATCAAGTTATTTCTTACTGACTGTCAAATGACCGAGCAGCTACCCATAGACAGTTAGTTTTCATGCATCAAGTTGTTTCTTACTGCCAAATGATTCGAGCTGCTACCCCATAAGTATAACTTCGGCGACTGACTTAGAACTAAGAGTGCTAGCACTGCTTGGGCAAGTGAAGAAAGGAAAAAAGTGTGTGAGCTTTGGAAAAAGGTATCATAACCATATCAATGATTGTGCATGTGAACCTCATATCCTTGCCAATTGTGATCTGTTGGCGTTACACAAATATTTTACCATTGAGAAACTACTAACATATCTGGCAAACATCTACACAAATGATTTCATAATTTGACAAGCAGAAGAGACTCCATCCTCAATGTTTCAGACGAGAACATTAGATTATCATATCTCTCAGTTataaagaaaaattatgataCATGAAGTTGTCTAAAGTAAATAAATTCATATGTTTCTCGGATTcttttagacgtaaactcgcaATCTTTAGATCATTCGGTGGCGTGATTATAGTTGGTTTTGATATATGTCTGCAGAGATATGATTTAATTGAACCATTAAGACAAATGAGGTATGGTTTTAGTCTAATAGAATTTATCAAATTATCTCTAATGAAAATTTTGCTAATAATCTAATATAATTTACAGCGTACTACTTATGGTATAGTATGTGTGGGGCCCACGTAAATAATTTATTCTGGATTTCTGGTCAACGAGTCCCTTGATATCCACTATGGTTTATGCGTTACATCATAACATAACGTGTAGAACAATATATATTACCTGAATAAGTGAATTTATTCGGTTAATTATGTTGTTTATGGATTCAAATGTGATAGGAGAAACacgaagaaaacaaagaaaatgattttgtaaaagcaagtgttgaacactttctccttaagaagaatttgtcCTTCACAATGTGTTAGAAGTTTATGACAATCTTCTctcaagatacaactacaactcttgaataatgagcactcaaatattcaagttctatcacaaaaaaataaatgaactctctcttgttgaagaaagaagaagaacaaTATGCAAATGAGTATGTTATGTGTTATAtgtttttgattttcaataaatcaatatttaatgtttttcataTGAAAAGACATGATCTTTCAATCATAGTGGTATCCCTTGGCCATTGTAACtgaccacaatcatcaaacaatgccaaggaaatgaaaaaataccAGAAAAATATGAAGGGACACGCGCGCTTGCGCGCAGATCCATGCGCAGCGCTCGGCAGGCACGCGCGCCTGCGCGCAGATCCATGCGCAAGGGCGCGCCTGCTACTGTTCACACTGATTTTTTTTCGTTTCCGTCtcttacatgttccgactactcgtttgaaGTTCTTTTAATATTCGATGAATttgtttcgagtttaattcagaaccagcgaatttaatattcgttcattaagcttcgttcttcgtaattttcttaattttcattcattaagcatcaaaattatCCAACAAATTACTTATAGATTATTGATATCGACCAAGTATTGGTTGGTGCACACAAAAGATTAATTTCAATTAAGGAAAATGCAGAAAgagaaaattaatattgattAATATGAACTGAATTTAGAATTGAATTTTACtccaaatcaaataaaaaaaaataggacTAACAATGCATACAATATATAGTTCATCGACATAAATAATACAAAGCCACAAGAAAATTCTTCCAGATttctgttattttttttaaaaaaagggtaCACATTGATAGTGAATCACAAAGATGCTCTATCCTGATCAACTGTGTTTTTCTTGCATATCAAGCACCACAACATCCGctgaaaaaacaaattcgtCCACCTTGACTAGTATGTCCTCAATTATTCCTGGTGGACACTTTATCGACTTTATCGCCAGTTTCAAGGATACTTTTTGTAGGTTTTGCCTCTTTCAAACCAAGATTCCTAAGAATAGAAAAAGACATCAAGTTAATACTTGCATCTAAATCACAAAGAGCCTTCTGAAAACTGACCACCAATCATgaaaggaatagaaaaactaTAGGgacattacaaaaaaaattaaaatcaacaacgcacctacgacaacggtttttactaaaaccgttgtcgtatgctttttgACAACAGTTTTAATGAAAACCATTGTCATAGGTGTGTTTTTTAAGCAAAAACAACGattttataaaaaccgttgtcttttaggtgtcaaagacaacggtttttagggtcaatgacaacggttctataaaaccgttgtctttgagtgTTTTTTAAcactcaaagacaacagtttttatagaatcgtagtcttttagcgtgtttttttggacaatcgacaacgATTTTCTTAAACCGTTGTGTGATTTACAAcatatttagcgacgattttgctGAAACCGCCGTTAAAATTAGCAACagttttctaaaaccgttgctaatttaaaaatagcgacggttttgatatagcgacggtataacatccgtcgctaaatttagcgacggttttacataaatccgtcgcatgttttacattagcgacgatttttataaaaaccgtcgctaattttagcgacagttaaaaAAACATtgttgtaaattttaaaaatgcgaCAATTCTTCGTTAAACCTTCCCTATTAGCGACAATTTAACCAAAAACCGTCGTAAAGTTTCTATAAATACCCGCTCATTCGGTCCATTTTATAACAcacaacttcacaacacttaaaatttttctacttacatgattttagtttcgacttagtttttcgttttattttttgttaaatttttaagttttagttaaTATCTCATATATTGTTAGTCTAttcaaattacaagttttttttagaattattaatttattaaaggtaattttttttattttactgaaaatattagcgacggaaatcatgaactaaccgtcgctaaacttagcgacggaACTCATTacctaaccgtcgctaattttagcgacggtgtttgaaacgcgacggttttacaaaaatCCGTCGTTAAATTTATTTGTGACGATTTGTCAAAAACCATCGCAAATTGTAGCTTCAACAAtgaataaaaaccgttgtctttgagcgcacctTTTAACAACATGgactttaacaacagttttaaaagacctataataactgtaaaaaaccgttgtcgtaggctttttttttttagtgggATCTCTCAACTTATGCAAATTTTGTTTTGCACTGGAGCAGAACAATTTTCAGTTAAGTTCATCATCACATGACCCTCTAGCTTCTTTTTGTTGGCTATGATCTCCTTTAAAATTTAGCATAGCTATACATTTTGTCGATGAATCGGcaaaatgaatataaatatgtaaCTTCTTAAAcagattaataatttttttcaaattgcgCATCAATTTCCTAAGTGCTGTAGGAAAAAGGGTGagataataatatttgattGTGAAATGGGTGCTTGTGTAGAATAAGATGACTTACTTTTGGTTGCCTCTGACTATTAAGCTGTCTCCTCATTTTTTGCTTCATCCACCTTGTTCTCCAAAATTTTCCACTCTTCAACTCAATAGCCTTTAATTGCTCCTTTGGATTCTTCTCGATGTCGCTTAGAAAGGTTCCAGGCTCCCTATTTGAAATCATCGTCGCCATCTGCCCTATTTGATTCTCCAAGCTTTTAATTGAAATATCTTGATTTTTCATCGCATTCTCAGTGACCGAAAAAAACTGTCATCATTTGCTCCAAGTTAGGTTTCTCCAGTCGAGGTTCATGCGTAAAAAATAGCTACTTCCCATAGTTTTGATTCCCTTTGATTATTCTGATTAGCCCAAGagaaatttggatgatttctcaAACCTAGAATATATgttttggattatggattgttCCTCAGGCGGTTTTGGCTTCCTACATGGTTAACTGGCTCTCCATTTGGCGAGTAGAGATGACTTCCATCTTGAAAATCTTTGGTGAAATGCTCACCCCTGAATGTATCACAAAACACTTCTTGAAGTCTCGTAGCCAAAGCCCATGCTCAACCCATCAACTGTTTTGTTTATTGCTTCCAACTGTGCAACAAGAGAAGTGAAATATTCCATATGATGCATTCTAGTAGGTTTTTGTGGCCTGTTCCTCTCAAAGTGAGGGTTGTAACTACTGGATGACATTTCCTCTAAAAGATTTAATCCTTGTTTTGGCGTCTTGCGCAGTAAATTACCCCATGATGTTGTATCTATCACATTACTATTATCCGGAAAAATACCGTAGTAAAAATTGTGTAACACTAGCCAATGTCAAGTGGAAATTCATAATGTGGGCATCTTCACAAAAGGACCTTGTAGCGCTCCCAGGCCTCGTATAAGGATTCTAGTGGGCAAAGGTAGTGATTGTCGGCAAAGAAAAGTCAAAGAAAGAATATTAAAAGTTGGCTGAATTTTAAACGTGCGTGGTTGGCTATGCAATGCAGGAAATTTCGTGGAAATATAAATacgcgtattcacacggacaaggggctctataaatagagctccccctttcattctgaaatcatcccttcttcgagttttctctcatcctatagcatttgagtgtttagttctataatatttgtgaggtgtttgtactcctgtattaagagagtgtgtgttctctttggaaacacagtaattgagttgtacaccacaaaatattatagtggaattcttttcatcttttccgtggtttttaccctaataatttttaggggttttccacgtaaatctcggtgtccattttattctttattttcgggttttattatctcaaattactaCAAGTAgaaccaacaagtggtatcagagccttggtttaaaatttcttaaaattctgagtatgctctgtggttgcagcctagactgatcttccacatcagaaaagattttttgagatcttttatttaaggcgggattattttgtgcagtctactaaaattgttgtagacataatggcaggcaggtacgagatagcaaagttca
This genomic window from Primulina huaijiensis isolate GDHJ02 chromosome 7, ASM1229523v2, whole genome shotgun sequence contains:
- the LOC140980204 gene encoding small ribosomal subunit protein uS17, whose product is MAEQTEKAFLKQPKVFLCSKKSGKGKVPGKGGNRYWKSIGLGFKTPREAVEGTYIDKKCPFTGSVSIRGRILAGTCHSAKMMRTIIVRRNYLHWVKKYQRYEKRHSNIPAHISPCFRVKEGDHVIIGQCRPLSKTVRFNVLKVIPAGSSGRGKKAFTGM